One genomic segment of bacterium includes these proteins:
- a CDS encoding glycosyltransferase family 4 protein, with amino-acid sequence MKLRIAFLTAESVTEGAFDGGLANYLNRITKGFMSRGHEVEVFSISNKNETIENNGIKIHRIIPEAKWYSFTSRFFRKKLSSFRWLFLESYCLYKKFIERHKEKPFDIVQVPSYRASGLSIVLRNKLPITTRISSYRKLSNETHGKERNLDVRLEEWLEEVVIRRVCRSYAPSKYLADKISSTLHRKIDVLKPSFFIDLDRSRYDDEFYAKNLKEKKYILFFGGINKLKGIFILLEALKKVFKENSQINVVFIGEDVPYKNRNCMEIVKQELSEYLNRIYYFKPLPHAILYPVLMNSEIVVIPSLVDNIPNTCLEAMAHGCVIVASDGASLDELIENGKSGFLFKLGDPDSLAEKLLLAWNLSQEERERISANAKKAIEKLAPEIAVKELEDYYVKTIEEWKKNKL; translated from the coding sequence ATGAAATTAAGGATCGCTTTTTTAACAGCAGAATCAGTAACAGAAGGTGCTTTTGACGGTGGGCTGGCAAATTATCTAAACCGGATAACAAAAGGCTTTATGTCAAGAGGGCACGAGGTTGAAGTATTTTCCATATCAAATAAGAATGAAACGATAGAAAATAACGGTATTAAAATACACAGGATAATTCCAGAGGCTAAGTGGTATAGTTTTACAAGCCGTTTTTTCAGGAAAAAGTTAAGCAGTTTCAGGTGGTTATTTCTGGAATCTTATTGTTTATATAAAAAATTTATTGAAAGACATAAAGAAAAACCCTTTGATATTGTTCAGGTCCCGAGCTACAGAGCGTCAGGTTTATCTATTGTTCTTAGAAATAAACTTCCGATAACTACGAGAATATCAAGTTACAGAAAATTAAGCAATGAGACACACGGGAAAGAAAGGAATTTAGATGTCAGGCTTGAAGAATGGCTTGAAGAGGTTGTTATCAGGCGGGTCTGTAGGTCTTATGCCCCAAGTAAATATTTGGCTGATAAAATATCAAGCACTTTGCACAGGAAGATTGATGTTTTAAAACCATCTTTTTTTATAGACCTCGATAGAAGCAGATATGATGATGAATTTTATGCTAAAAATCTAAAAGAAAAAAAGTATATCCTGTTTTTTGGGGGAATAAATAAATTGAAAGGTATTTTCATTTTACTTGAAGCACTTAAGAAAGTTTTTAAAGAAAATAGTCAGATTAATGTTGTTTTTATTGGAGAAGATGTCCCTTACAAAAACAGAAATTGTATGGAAATAGTAAAACAAGAATTAAGTGAGTATCTCAATAGAATTTATTATTTTAAACCTCTGCCGCATGCGATTCTTTATCCGGTTTTGATGAATTCTGAAATTGTAGTAATACCTTCTCTGGTTGATAATATTCCAAACACCTGTCTTGAAGCCATGGCTCATGGGTGTGTAATTGTTGCCTCGGATGGGGCAAGCCTTGATGAGTTGATAGAGAATGGTAAAAGTGGGTTCTTATTTAAACTGGGGGACCCTGATTCTCTGGCAGAAAAACTTTTATTGGCATGGAATTTGTCTCAAGAAGAAAGGGAAAGAATAAGCGCTAATGCAAAAAAGGCGATTGAAAAATTGGCACCTGAAATAGCTGTGAAAGAGTTGGAAGATTATTATGTAAAAACGATTGAAGAATGGAAGAAAAACAAACTATAG
- a CDS encoding DUF6364 family protein → MDTKLTLRLEDNLIRNAKKYAKGKGSSLSIIVSNYFRSILINLKEENIESPVLSEIAGILSPRADNKKLLKSYKKHIEEKYL, encoded by the coding sequence ATGGATACAAAATTAACCTTACGATTGGAAGATAATTTAATAAGAAATGCAAAAAAATATGCTAAAGGGAAAGGTTCCAGCCTTTCTATAATAGTTTCAAATTATTTCAGGTCTATTTTGATTAATCTAAAAGAAGAAAATATCGAATCACCTGTTTTATCTGAAATAGCGGGTATATTATCTCCAAGGGCTGATAATAAAAAATTGCTCAAAAGTTACAAAAAACACATTGAGGAGAAATATCTTTGA
- a CDS encoding PIN domain-containing protein: MKNVFCDINFILDIFLERKPFYYAAAKLFKKIEDKEVNGYLCSLSFPILFYLLSKELSRVEAIKTLEKIRIVFNVATVDEKIIDLSLSSDFNDFEDAVQYYSAIQSKANFIITRDKSGYTSDKVPVLTPEEFLALLE, from the coding sequence TTGAAAAATGTTTTTTGTGATATAAACTTTATTCTTGATATTTTTTTAGAAAGAAAACCATTTTATTACGCCGCCGCTAAATTATTTAAAAAAATAGAAGACAAAGAAGTAAACGGATATCTCTGTTCTTTAAGTTTCCCAATTCTTTTCTACTTATTATCTAAAGAGTTGAGCAGAGTAGAGGCAATAAAGACATTGGAGAAGATCAGAATTGTTTTTAATGTTGCAACTGTCGATGAAAAAATAATTGATTTGTCCCTTTCATCTGATTTTAATGATTTTGAAGATGCTGTTCAGTATTATTCTGCCATTCAATCAAAAGCGAATTTTATTATTACAAGAGACAAAAGCGGTTATACAAGTGATAAAGTACCAGTTTTGACACCTGAAGAATTCCTCGCATTATTAGAATAA
- a CDS encoding glycosyltransferase, translating to MKNIPKLSVLITSYNDSKFISQCMDSILTQTFQDFEIIIVDDASRDNTVEIIKSYQKKNARINLICNEKNIGLAKSLNKGLQYCRADLVARQDADDYSVLTRFEEQLSYLNRFQDVILLGTQEIGVDESNSGIESPYCYPVGYEIIRNTLIKRNCFNHSSVMFKKDVILSVGGYRPFPACQDYDLWIRVAKNYKVDNLDKKLVYRRFVRNSISFKRIEIQTASNSVICKLARQRFNLGYDELDKFRDKELEKKIWGMVKKDIRINKKLCASKNVYFFEYVLKTAGRKDAFIYLLRALTLDPFNPYIIRLLLDTYISKKIWYYLSGFKRSVFNRIDNKISGK from the coding sequence ATGAAAAATATTCCAAAACTTAGTGTTTTAATAACATCTTACAATGATAGTAAATTTATATCCCAATGCATGGATTCAATTTTAACCCAGACATTTCAGGATTTCGAGATTATTATTGTTGATGATGCATCAAGGGATAATACTGTTGAAATTATTAAATCTTATCAAAAGAAGAATGCAAGAATAAATTTAATTTGTAATGAGAAAAACATAGGATTAGCCAAGAGTCTAAATAAAGGACTTCAGTATTGCAGGGCAGATTTAGTCGCACGGCAGGATGCAGATGATTATTCAGTGCTGACCAGATTTGAGGAACAATTGAGTTATCTTAATAGGTTTCAGGATGTTATCCTTTTAGGAACACAGGAAATAGGTGTTGATGAAAGTAATTCAGGAATTGAATCACCTTATTGTTATCCTGTAGGGTATGAAATTATTCGTAATACTTTGATTAAAAGGAATTGTTTTAATCATTCATCTGTAATGTTTAAGAAGGATGTTATTTTATCTGTTGGGGGGTATAGGCCTTTTCCTGCATGCCAGGATTATGATTTATGGATTAGAGTTGCAAAAAATTATAAGGTTGATAATTTAGACAAAAAGCTCGTATACAGACGATTTGTAAGAAATTCAATATCCTTTAAAAGAATTGAAATACAAACAGCATCTAATAGTGTCATTTGTAAACTTGCCAGACAGAGATTTAATCTGGGATATGATGAACTTGATAAATTCAGAGACAAAGAATTAGAAAAGAAAATTTGGGGAATGGTAAAAAAAGATATAAGAATAAATAAAAAATTATGTGCTTCAAAAAATGTATATTTTTTTGAATATGTACTCAAAACAGCAGGCAGGAAAGACGCATTTATTTATTTACTGCGTGCTTTGACGTTAGATCCTTTTAACCCCTATATTATTCGTCTTCTTTTGGATACTTATATATCAAAAAAAATATGGTATTATTTATCTGGATTTAAAAGAAGTGTTTTTAATAGAATTGATAATAAAATATCCGGAAAATAA
- a CDS encoding glycosyltransferase family 2 protein produces MEIVKQGNENIINNKSGLVYIIILVFNGKKWLKNCINSVLATNYNNYRILIIDNASQDGSAEYVKQNYPQIELIQNSKNYGFAEGNNIGIRYTLRQGSDYVVLLNQDTKVDPDWIKNLVQIVEKDKTIGILGPIQYDYEGEDINNKFIDLLNTSKQFRENRNNKPLEELYEVDRVIGAAMLMTRNVLETVGFFDPLYFSYWEESDLCRRAVYHKFKIFVVTTSKIFHWDDRGHSIPEIKYIYIRNHFLYFLKDPNKIFIKNIYAYFKWGSKAIISSGPVKNWKYFLEILWIHIWILFHLPYIIFRQYKDRK; encoded by the coding sequence ATGGAAATAGTAAAACAAGGCAATGAAAATATAATTAATAATAAATCAGGTCTTGTATATATAATTATTTTAGTTTTTAATGGTAAAAAGTGGCTAAAAAATTGTATCAATTCGGTACTGGCTACAAATTACAACAATTATAGGATTTTAATTATAGATAATGCCTCACAGGACGGCAGTGCTGAATATGTAAAGCAAAATTATCCGCAGATTGAACTAATCCAGAATTCCAAAAATTATGGTTTTGCCGAAGGAAACAACATTGGTATCCGATATACTTTGAGACAAGGTTCAGATTATGTAGTTCTTTTAAATCAAGATACTAAAGTTGATCCGGACTGGATTAAAAATTTAGTCCAGATAGTTGAAAAAGATAAAACAATTGGTATCTTGGGGCCTATACAATACGATTATGAAGGGGAAGATATAAATAATAAATTTATAGACCTTTTAAATACCAGTAAGCAGTTCAGAGAAAATAGAAATAATAAACCGCTGGAGGAATTATATGAAGTAGACCGTGTTATTGGCGCAGCAATGCTGATGACACGGAATGTTTTAGAGACTGTCGGATTTTTTGATCCGTTATATTTTTCTTATTGGGAGGAATCAGATTTATGCCGGAGGGCAGTTTATCACAAATTTAAAATATTTGTTGTAACAACAAGTAAAATATTCCATTGGGATGACAGGGGTCATTCCATTCCAGAAATAAAATATATTTATATAAGAAATCATTTCCTTTATTTTTTAAAAGATCCCAATAAAATATTTATAAAAAATATATATGCATATTTTAAATGGGGATCAAAAGCTATAATAAGTTCTGGTCCTGTTAAAAATTGGAAATACTTTTTAGAAATATTATGGATCCATATCTGGATATTATTTCATTTACCTTATATTATTTTTAGACAATATAAGGATAGAAAATAA